Proteins encoded within one genomic window of Halodesulfovibrio sp. MK-HDV:
- a CDS encoding glycosyltransferase family 2 protein, with translation MSINTMNDNKIAIIIPAHNEATTITNVICTVKKHTNAIVIVVNDASTDETRILAEHAGATVIDLPVQLGAWGAMQAGMRYAQQEEIDIVVTFDADNQHPAESICSLVNCINDNCDVAIGSCVGRGTALRHFAWTLFRKLSGLEIKDLTSGFRAYNRKSYAILTSSKASLIDYQDLGILLLLHNAGMKMSEISVTINERLNDKSRIFNSWNKVAEYMVLTTILVLCHKRITLPKIPTQ, from the coding sequence GTGTCAATTAACACAATGAATGACAACAAGATTGCAATCATAATCCCTGCTCACAATGAAGCCACAACAATTACAAATGTTATTTGTACGGTTAAAAAACATACAAATGCTATTGTGATTGTGGTTAATGACGCCAGTACCGATGAAACAAGAATTTTAGCAGAACATGCTGGCGCTACTGTTATTGACCTTCCAGTTCAACTCGGAGCCTGGGGAGCTATGCAAGCCGGAATGCGGTATGCTCAGCAAGAAGAGATAGACATAGTTGTTACCTTTGATGCAGACAACCAACATCCTGCAGAAAGTATCTGCTCATTAGTGAACTGCATTAACGATAACTGTGATGTAGCAATTGGCTCTTGTGTAGGGCGAGGAACAGCTTTACGTCATTTTGCATGGACATTATTTCGCAAATTATCTGGCCTTGAAATTAAAGATCTTACATCTGGATTTCGCGCATATAATCGTAAAAGCTATGCTATACTTACAAGTTCAAAAGCAAGTTTAATTGACTATCAAGACCTCGGCATATTGCTTCTTTTACATAATGCAGGCATGAAGATGTCTGAAATTTCAGTTACTATAAACGAACGGCTGAATGACAAATCCAGAATCTTCAATTCGTGGAACAAGGTTGCAGAATACATGGTGCTTACAACCATTTTAGTACTCTGCCATAAGAGAATAACTCTACCCAAGATACCTACCCAATGA
- a CDS encoding DUF2304 domain-containing protein: MITYKFTTLVLGLVTAGSIFLLIRKNMLYIRYALWWVCLAIIIFTLGAFPESSDILAKYVGVNYPPTLILTGAVALLFVKVLLMDIDRSRQESRFRRLIQRNAILETQLEKTKEKQAAQDS, from the coding sequence ATGATCACCTACAAATTTACGACTCTTGTTCTCGGCCTCGTTACTGCTGGAAGCATATTTTTACTTATTAGAAAGAATATGCTTTATATCCGTTATGCGCTCTGGTGGGTATGCCTTGCTATCATTATATTTACTCTTGGAGCATTCCCTGAATCATCTGACATTTTAGCCAAATACGTAGGTGTAAACTACCCTCCGACACTTATTCTCACGGGCGCAGTCGCTCTCCTCTTTGTAAAAGTGCTTCTTATGGATATTGACCGTTCCCGTCAGGAATCTCGTTTTAGACGTCTTATCCAACGTAACGCCATTCTCGAGACCCAATTAGAAAAAACAAAAGAAAAGCAAGCTGCGCAAGATAGCTAG
- a CDS encoding type II secretion system F family protein — protein MPSFKYKAVNTSGRNTKGVIEADNDTHAARKLRNKGLYPLEVKSLGKRSPKNKKQNSSFNLDFSRFFQRIPKSTVASTIRQLATLLNAGLPLEVCLNTMIEQGGKSPIRSVLSQVRDKIREGSGLATAFSEFPHIFTPTFITMIKAAESSGTLEIVMERLAEHAEQQIALNRKVQGTLAYPTLMLIVGLGVVVFLLTFVIPKVTQIFLDLDRALPTPTQILLTISHTLRYNWMYIAGGIGLFVTSYKRFINTPKGKKIHHAQILRVPILGSLLRMMVVGRVCRTLGMLLKNGVTLVESLKIVRNVAGNVILEQNIVDMNKGVQEGKSLAEFMGHSEVFPTTAVQMVAAGEKSGQLAHMLLVVADDCDNQVNAKLQMLTSLMEPVMILILGGLVGFVVMAIILPIFEMSSLVG, from the coding sequence ATGCCTTCATTTAAATATAAAGCCGTCAACACCTCCGGTCGTAATACGAAAGGTGTTATCGAGGCGGACAACGACACTCACGCCGCGAGAAAACTTCGTAACAAGGGGCTGTATCCTCTCGAAGTGAAGTCTCTTGGAAAACGTAGCCCAAAGAACAAGAAACAAAACTCTTCTTTCAATCTTGATTTTTCACGTTTTTTTCAGCGTATCCCAAAAAGCACTGTTGCCAGTACAATTCGACAACTTGCGACACTTTTGAATGCAGGGCTTCCTCTTGAAGTTTGCTTGAACACCATGATTGAGCAAGGTGGTAAATCTCCAATACGAAGTGTTCTTTCACAAGTTAGAGACAAAATCCGTGAAGGTTCCGGCCTTGCCACTGCGTTTTCCGAATTTCCCCATATATTCACACCTACATTTATCACGATGATCAAGGCTGCCGAGTCTTCTGGCACGCTTGAAATTGTTATGGAACGACTTGCAGAGCATGCGGAGCAGCAAATTGCTCTTAACCGTAAGGTGCAAGGAACATTAGCATACCCTACACTCATGCTTATTGTGGGGCTTGGAGTTGTTGTCTTCTTGCTGACCTTTGTTATTCCTAAAGTTACACAAATTTTTCTAGATCTTGATCGCGCCTTGCCAACACCAACACAAATATTACTCACGATAAGTCATACTCTTCGCTATAACTGGATGTATATTGCAGGAGGTATCGGGCTGTTCGTCACGTCATACAAGCGTTTCATTAACACACCTAAAGGCAAAAAAATCCACCATGCTCAAATCTTGCGGGTACCCATTCTTGGGAGTTTACTTCGTATGATGGTTGTTGGCCGAGTATGCAGAACTCTTGGTATGTTGCTGAAAAACGGCGTAACACTTGTAGAGTCTCTCAAAATCGTCCGAAATGTTGCGGGCAATGTCATTCTTGAACAGAACATCGTAGATATGAACAAGGGTGTACAGGAAGGCAAGAGCCTTGCAGAATTTATGGGACACTCAGAGGTATTTCCAACCACTGCTGTGCAGATGGTAGCAGCAGGTGAAAAAAGTGGGCAACTCGCACACATGTTACTTGTAGTCGCGGATGATTGTGACAATCAGGTAAACGCCAAACTCCAGATGCTAACTTCCCTCATGGAACCAGTCATGATTCTTATTCTGGGCGGCCTTGTTGGGTTTGTTGTTATGGCAATTATTCTGCCTATCTTTGAAATGAGTAGCCTTGTCGGGTAA
- a CDS encoding glycosyltransferase, with translation MRVLHIGKYFPPAPGGMESYLGELVSALEKEGVTSYVLAHRWDSSEPAVTQISANVTVERVPTYGQVCYVPVAPAFVFYLIRAIRKFKPDCIHIHMPNASGLWNILTSFSLPIVIHWHADTTFPPEKKLHNTLYAFYRPFENMLLRKARSIIATSEKYAQYSQSLSAYQHKCHIIPLGINPNMLPTPSNTEIESLRKTYCNNDETLIISVGRFSYYKGFHNLVEAMKQVQSGRLVIVGDGEEFNNISQQIEACRLESNVTLAGRLSTQELHTLFAAADIFCLPSIERTEAFGMVLLEAMHHSTPCISTDLKGSATGWVNEHMNSGLVVPPNNVSELTNAINSLIHDTTLRAELGENANKRLLANFQISTTAKQIAELYKNSLLPPS, from the coding sequence ATGCGAGTCCTTCACATCGGTAAATATTTTCCACCCGCACCGGGTGGTATGGAAAGCTATCTTGGCGAACTCGTATCAGCACTAGAAAAAGAAGGAGTCACATCCTACGTTCTTGCCCACAGATGGGACTCTTCAGAACCGGCGGTGACGCAAATATCAGCCAACGTCACGGTGGAACGAGTACCAACCTACGGACAAGTTTGTTACGTTCCGGTTGCTCCAGCCTTCGTGTTTTACTTGATACGTGCAATTCGGAAATTCAAGCCGGATTGTATTCATATTCATATGCCCAATGCATCTGGATTATGGAACATCCTCACCTCATTCTCACTCCCTATAGTCATACATTGGCACGCAGACACAACCTTCCCGCCAGAAAAGAAGCTCCATAATACTCTGTATGCATTTTATCGTCCCTTCGAGAATATGCTCCTGCGCAAAGCACGGAGCATAATAGCGACCTCAGAAAAATATGCGCAATATAGCCAGTCGCTTTCTGCCTACCAGCATAAATGTCATATTATTCCTTTAGGAATTAATCCGAACATGCTTCCAACACCTTCCAACACGGAAATTGAAAGCTTACGCAAAACGTATTGTAATAACGATGAAACACTGATCATAAGCGTTGGACGTTTTTCTTATTACAAAGGGTTTCATAACCTTGTGGAAGCCATGAAACAGGTACAGAGCGGGCGCCTCGTTATAGTTGGGGACGGAGAAGAATTTAATAACATATCGCAGCAAATAGAGGCGTGCCGTCTTGAAAGTAACGTAACACTGGCTGGCCGCCTAAGCACACAGGAACTTCATACTCTTTTCGCTGCTGCAGATATTTTTTGTCTACCATCAATCGAACGAACTGAAGCATTCGGCATGGTCTTACTTGAGGCGATGCACCACTCTACTCCATGCATCAGCACAGATTTAAAAGGCTCTGCAACAGGCTGGGTCAACGAACATATGAATAGTGGCCTTGTGGTTCCACCTAACAATGTTTCAGAGCTTACAAACGCCATAAACAGCCTTATACACGACACTACACTCAGGGCAGAGCTCGGGGAAAACGCTAACAAGCGCCTTCTCGCCAATTTTCAGATAAGCACAACTGCAAAACAGATTGCAGAGCTGTACAAGAATTCACTTCTCCCCCCTTCATAA